In one Brassica oleracea var. oleracea cultivar TO1000 chromosome C9, BOL, whole genome shotgun sequence genomic region, the following are encoded:
- the LOC106317125 gene encoding uncharacterized protein LOC106317125, protein MGCGGSRLGGPAAARADEGGVVPLPAGIRPLLRRRFEEMKKRSHANVFKGNDTLSKTELLWHNSSEDGDEKEENFDSLKLSAKVAPTPDHHVEEKKEVIYKKISSIDEIKEEKEVVKKQDEKIDDAINVNKEGNNGINHDGVLIAKKEGDDGVAHDDCLNLDEVIIAKKEGEKGVDHDEGRMSNLDERMICPGSPSFRVYCIDVASDDDKEEEEGEVPRKSMETESVIIEPKEEESIVKKEKRERKGNKFGIALPRKYLSNVTAQCYANAGCMGNNTHTRRVQEKSSQ, encoded by the exons ATGGGTTGCGGTGGTTCAAGGCTAGGAGGTCCAGCGGCGGCTAGAGCGGATGAGGGCGGCGTTGTCCCACTTCCGGCGGGAATACGTCCGCTTCTCCGGCGGAGATTTGAGGAGATGAAGAAACGGAGCCATGCAAACGTTTTTAAAGGGAACGATACGCTATCCAAGACGGAGCTTCTATGGCACAACTCATCCGAGGACGGAGACGAGAAGGAGGAGAACTTCGACAGCTTGAAGTTATCGGCTAAGGTGGCTCCTACGCCTGATCATCACGTGGAAGAGAAGAAAGAGGTTATTTATAAGAAGATTTCGTCCATAGATGAGATTAAAGAGGAGAAAGAGGTTGTTAAGAAACAAGATGAGAAAATTGATGATGCCATCAACGTTAATAAAGAAGGAAATAATGGTATAAATCATGATGGGGTCCTCATTGCTAAGAAGGAAGGAGATGATGGTGTTGCTCATGATGATTGTTTAAATCTTGATGAGGTCATCATTGCTAAGAAGGAAGGAGAAAAGGGTGTTGATCATGATGAAGGGAGGATGAGCAATTTAGATGAGAGGATGATATGTCCTGGATCTCCAAGCTTTAGGGTTTATTGCATCGATGTTGCTTCTGATGATGACAAAGAAG AAGAAGAAGGTGAAGTCCCGAGAAAGTCGATGGAAACTGAAAGCGTCATCATAGAACCAAAAGAG GAAGAAAGCATCGTGAAAAAGGAGAAAAGAGAAAGAAAAGGAAATAAATTCGGAATAGCATTGCCAAGGAAGTATTTATCTAATGTGACTGCACAGTGCTATGCGAATGCAGGATGCATGGGCAATAACACTCACACTCGTCGTGTGCAAGAGAAATCGAGCCAGTGA